In the Sphingobacterium sp. PCS056 genome, TAGGTTCTTGGGCTAAATAGCCTACAGAATAACCTGGAGAGAATACCACTTCACCTTGAAAAGATTTATCTAAACCGGCAATGATTTTTAATAATGAAGATTTTCCAGAACCGTTAAGACCGATTACGCCAATCTTTGCACCGTAGAAAAAAGAAAGGTAAATATTTTTTAAAACTTGTTTTTGAGGAGGGTAAATTTTGTTGACACCCGCCATTGAAAAGATTATTTTTTCGTCTGACATACTAATCAATTATACTTTATTTGGACAATAAATACACACAAATGTAAACTTTTATACTGACATTTTGATCGATTTAATAGCATGGCTTAATTGTTGATAAATATTACTAAAATATTAAGGATTGATAAAGTAAATTTATTACATTTATATCATTCTTGGTCATTAAAAGAAAGGTAAATTACATGGAAGCAAAATTTTCACCGCGCGTAAAAGATGTCATATCGTACAGTAGAGAAGAGGCTTTGAGGTTGCGTCACGATTATATTGGCACAGAACATTTGTTGTTAGGTTTGATTCGTGAAGGTGATGGCATGGCAATCAAGATCTTGAGAAATATCGGGATTGACACTGCAGCTTTACGACAGTCTGTAGAGGAAGCCGTGAAAAGCTCAGCTGTATCTCGCACCCCTATTGGCAATATGCCACTTACTAAACAAGCAGAAAAAGTACTTAAAATCACATATTTAGAAGCTAAAATTTTTAAAAGTGAAATTATAGGAACGGAGCATTTGCTATTAGCTATATTGAGAGATGAGGATAATATCGCATCTCAAATATTACAGCAATATCAAGTGAGTTATGATATTTTCAAAGCGGAAGTAGAACAGAATAAGACTACAATTCGTGATGAAGCTCCAGGCTCGTCAACTGGTGATGACGATTATCCTGAAGAAGAGCAATTCATCCAGCCTAAAAAGGTTTCTGACATCAAGTCTAAAACTCCGGTTTTGGACAACTTTGGTCGTGACTTAACAAAGGCTGCAGAAGAAGGTCGTCTGGATCCGATAGTGGGTCGTGAAAAAGAAATAGAACGTGTTTCTCAAATCTTATCACGCCGTAAGAAAAACAATCCGTTGTTGATCGGTGAGCCCGGTGTTGGTAAATCTGCTATTGCAGAAGGATTGGCATTGCGTATCGTACAACGTAAGGTATCACGTGTGTTGTTCAACAAACGTGTTGTTACGCTTGACTTAGCCTCTTTAGTGGCGGGTACCAAGTACCGCGGTCAGTTTGAAGAGCGTATGAAAGCTGTGATGAACGAGTTGGAGAAATCTCCAGATGTGATTTTATTCATCGATGAGATTCATACCATTGTAGGTGCTGGTGGAGCTTCGGGTTCATTAGATGCATCTAACATGTTCAAACCTGCATTAGCAAGAGGTGAGATTCAATGTATCGGTGCTACAACATTGGATGAATATCGTCAGTACATTGAAAAAGATGGAGCATTAGACCGTCGTTTTCAACGTGTGACTATCGAACCTGCTACGCATGATGAGACGATTGAGATTTTAAATCGTATTAAAGAAAAGTACGAGGAACACCATAATGTCAACTACACTCCTGAAGCGATTGAAGCTTGTGTAAGCTTAACGACTCGTTATATTACGGACCGTTTCTTACCAGACAAAGCGATTGATGCTTTGGATGAGGCAGGATCGCGTGTGCATTTGACGAACATTCATGTTCCGCAAACGATTATTGATATTGAAGAGAAAATCGAAGAAATCAAATTAGAGAAAAATCGTGTGGTTCGTAGCCAAAAATATGAAGAGGCTGCTAAACTAAGGGATACTGAGAAAAAACTTTTGGAGGAACTTGACCGTGAGAAGATCGCATGGGAAGAAGAAACCAAAGCGAAGCGGTATGTCGTTAGTGAAGATAATGTAGCAGAAGTTGTCTCGATGATGACAGGGATTCCTGTTCAACGTGTTAGCCAAACAGATAGCCAAAAGCTACTGAATATGGGTGAGTTGATGAAAAATAGAATCATCGGACAGGACGACGCGGTGCAAAAGTTAGTAAAAGCTATCCAACGTACTCGTGCGGGTTTAAAAGATCCGAAAAAACCTATTGGTTCATTTATCTTCCTCGGTCCAACAGGTGTTGGTAAAACGGAGTTAGCGAAAGAACTAGCACGTTTTATGTTTGATTCTGAAGATGCATTGATCCAGATCGACATGAGTGAGTACATGGAGAAATTTGCGATATCACGTTTAGTGGGAGCGCCTCCAGGATATGTTGGTTATGAAGAAGGTGGTCAACTGACAGAAAAAGTTCGTCGTAAACCTTATGCGGTCATCTTATTGGATGAGATTGAAAAAGCACATCCTGATGTTTTCAACTTATTGTTGCAGGTATTGGATGAAGGACAATTGACAGATAGCTTAGGTCGTAAAGTTGATTTTAGAAATACGATCATCATTATGACTTCAAATATTGGAGCTCGCCAGTTGAAGGAGTTCGGTCAAGGTGTTGGTTTTACTACTGCGGCAAAAACAACTCAAACAGATTCTCATTCGAGATCGGTTATTGAAACAGCTCTGAAACGTGCCTTTGCTCCTGAGTTCTTAAATCGTATTGATGATGTGATTGTTTTCAATTCATTATCCAAAGAGAATATTTTCAAAATCATTGATATTGAATTGAGATCTCTATTCGGTAGAATTACAGATTTAGGTTATACCATTGATTTGACTGTTGCTGCTAAAGAGTTTATTGCAGAAAAAGGATACGACACTAATTTTGGAGCCCGTCCATTAAAACGAGCAATTCAAAAATATTTAGAAGATCCAATTGCAGAGGAAATCTTAAAAGGCGATATCAAAGCTGGCGATCGTTTAAAAGTTGATTTAAACGCTGAAACAAAAGAAATACAAGTGGTTGCAGACCGATCAGAGACACCGATTGAACCTGCAGACAAGAAAGAAGAATAATTGAATTTTATTAATTTATAAAAATGCACCATAATGGTGCATTTTTTGTTAGAAGTGTTAATAGAATGTTAAACTTTTTTAGTGACCAGCAGTCTTATAAATACGAAACAAAATAATTACAGATATGAAAAGAATTTTATTAGCCCTATTAATAGGTGGTGCAACCTTAACTTCACTTAGTTCTTGCACGAAAGAGTATGTAACAAATCAAAATTTCCTACCAGGAATAAGTTATACTGCAGCTGTACCAACTGCCGACTGGGATTTAATTGCAGGTGCTAATACTTATGTTGTAGAATTGGATTTCCCTGAATTGGATAAAAAATACTTTGATCATGGGACTGTTACTATTGCCATGAAGACAAAAAGTAATCCAACTCAGTATGAGATTATTCCTGCAACAATAGATAACTACAGCTATTCAGCTAATTATTCTATTGGAAAAATTAAAATCTATGCTAAAGAGGTTGGATCTTCTACAATAATAAAATCTCCCGAAGATATGACGGTGAAGATTACTCTAACTGACGCAGACAACGGTGGTAACTAGAAAATAAAAAGCCTCTTAAAAAAAGAGGCTTCTTTTTTTAATCCTTCCCTTAGGCTATTCTACAATATTAAGCAATGCTTTTGCATGGGCCAAAGCTGCTGAAGTAGGTTTTATACCGCTTAACATTTGTGCTATTTCTTTGATGCGCTCTTCTTGATTTAACAAAACAATATTAGATTTCGTTTTATCACCCTCATCGATTTTATATACTTTGAAATGGGATTGACCTTTTGAAGCAATCTGTGGTAAGTGGGATATGGCAATAACTTGCATATTGACTGCTAAACGCTCCATAATCTCTCCGACTTTGAGCGCTACTTCCCCCGAAATACCGGTATCAATCTCATCAAAAATAATCGTTGGTAAAGCGGAACTTTTTGCGACCAAAGACTTAATAGCAAGCATCACCCTAGAGAGCTCTCCTCCTGAAGCAACTTTATGAATCGCCTGTAACTCTTGTCCTTTATTTGCTGAAAATAAAAACTGGATGCTATTCATTCCACTTTCTTTCAACTCATTTTCGCCCAATTCCTCCAACTTCACT is a window encoding:
- a CDS encoding ATP-dependent Clp protease ATP-binding subunit, whose protein sequence is MEAKFSPRVKDVISYSREEALRLRHDYIGTEHLLLGLIREGDGMAIKILRNIGIDTAALRQSVEEAVKSSAVSRTPIGNMPLTKQAEKVLKITYLEAKIFKSEIIGTEHLLLAILRDEDNIASQILQQYQVSYDIFKAEVEQNKTTIRDEAPGSSTGDDDYPEEEQFIQPKKVSDIKSKTPVLDNFGRDLTKAAEEGRLDPIVGREKEIERVSQILSRRKKNNPLLIGEPGVGKSAIAEGLALRIVQRKVSRVLFNKRVVTLDLASLVAGTKYRGQFEERMKAVMNELEKSPDVILFIDEIHTIVGAGGASGSLDASNMFKPALARGEIQCIGATTLDEYRQYIEKDGALDRRFQRVTIEPATHDETIEILNRIKEKYEEHHNVNYTPEAIEACVSLTTRYITDRFLPDKAIDALDEAGSRVHLTNIHVPQTIIDIEEKIEEIKLEKNRVVRSQKYEEAAKLRDTEKKLLEELDREKIAWEEETKAKRYVVSEDNVAEVVSMMTGIPVQRVSQTDSQKLLNMGELMKNRIIGQDDAVQKLVKAIQRTRAGLKDPKKPIGSFIFLGPTGVGKTELAKELARFMFDSEDALIQIDMSEYMEKFAISRLVGAPPGYVGYEEGGQLTEKVRRKPYAVILLDEIEKAHPDVFNLLLQVLDEGQLTDSLGRKVDFRNTIIIMTSNIGARQLKEFGQGVGFTTAAKTTQTDSHSRSVIETALKRAFAPEFLNRIDDVIVFNSLSKENIFKIIDIELRSLFGRITDLGYTIDLTVAAKEFIAEKGYDTNFGARPLKRAIQKYLEDPIAEEILKGDIKAGDRLKVDLNAETKEIQVVADRSETPIEPADKKEE